The Spirosoma foliorum genome has a window encoding:
- a CDS encoding ABC transporter permease, whose product MKNALLSCLFLTLTPSFLWAQQAYDVQPGKPAQLNGIDYGFEISNERQIEIGKENFMRYEVSVYATNRSTCTKIIFPRQTFLSTDAPNLLATFDCLNATGKRLTSKSETVVARPFTIPYQQKIKNSDGKEVTSTTNIQAGFMLRNGETVSNSFIAIVPDGERPVMKVRIKDIPDL is encoded by the coding sequence ATGAAAAATGCTCTACTGTCTTGTCTCTTTCTAACGCTTACTCCCTCCTTTCTCTGGGCCCAGCAAGCTTATGATGTTCAACCCGGCAAACCCGCTCAGCTGAATGGAATCGACTACGGCTTCGAGATCAGCAATGAACGGCAAATTGAAATTGGTAAGGAGAATTTTATGCGCTACGAGGTGTCGGTTTACGCTACGAACCGAAGCACCTGTACCAAGATCATTTTCCCCAGGCAAACCTTTCTGAGCACCGACGCGCCCAACCTGTTAGCTACGTTCGATTGCCTGAATGCCACCGGCAAACGACTAACCTCTAAAAGTGAGACGGTTGTAGCGCGTCCATTCACGATACCTTATCAGCAAAAGATAAAGAATTCGGATGGAAAAGAAGTAACCAGCACAACCAATATTCAGGCTGGTTTTATGCTCAGAAATGGCGAAACGGTCAGCAACTCATTCATTGCCATCGTCCCAGATGGCGAACGTCCGGTTATGAAAGTCCGAATCAAAGACATCCCGGATTTGTAA
- a CDS encoding ThuA domain-containing protein, which produces MLLTSSTNWLRLLGMAGILLGLSVGLGQKHAFAQSATSTTSPKRILVFSKTKGWKHTSIPFGIAALQKLGRENNFRVDTTKNAAYFNDDSLKHYQAVVWLSTTGNVLNQVQQAAFERYIQAGGGYLGIHAAADTEYDWPWYNKLAGGYFASHPSQSNVRKATVDVLDKNHPSTSMLPDHWERTDEWYNYRSLYSDLHVLANLDENTYEGGINGSNHPIAWHHEFDGGRAYYTGGGHEDSSFSEPLFVQHLLGALNWVMGTGKALDYSKSYAVTMPEENRFVKTVLVNDLNEPMELAVANDGRVFFTERSGNLSVYNTRTQKQQLVHRFDVPTKQGHGVQGITLDPNFATNHWLYIYYSPQFEKDPFYNLSRFVVKDDNTLDLASEKVLFTVPSIAEPGSHHGGSIAFDKEGLLYLSTGDHTNPFPSNGYAPIDARPDHLGADARATAANTNDLRGKILRIRPQADGTYTIPEGNLFPKGTAQTRPEIYTMGLRNPYRIALNPKSSVLYWGEIGPDAGKDSTLGPRGYDEFNQAKKAGNFGWPLFIGNSQPYAALDFATNVIGPRFDPKDPVNNSPKSNGLQHLPPVNPAMIWYPYAASKEFPELGQGGRSAMAGEFYTYDKNSTAKTKFPEYYDGALFIFDWMRNWVMAVRVDKNDNYIRTEPFMAGNGDFRRPIDQAFGKDGVMYMLEYGSVYGADNDDARLVKIEYNTGNRAPMVKANVVDSVAAAIHNSRSYLTSDGQNAPVFHEAAGQAPLRVKFSGRGTDLDDDDAITYEWLFDGKTVGSQKPMATYTYTKPGIYKAILRATDQKGLVGADTIVVKVGNAKPEVAITTPDNKSFFWANKPFTYAVKVTDKEDTKIDPKRIKVYYEYSAQPRSAQTVVAQQGHQDLASVGNGSIGKTLMASSDCKACHTIDKPSVGPTFLAVADRYKGQAGSVERLAKKIIEGGGGSWSKDHLMSAHPQIPVQDAQEMVKYIFSLTDARKQKAMPLQGSLALNEHKPEDARGQYTLLASYTDNGGKVVGPLTSTDVVTLRNATVKTINADAYVGFPRFGTRLNAGSHKAYVLLKGIDMTTIKSLTYDYSSLNKDGDIEVRLDSYAGPVVSRAPYKATGSWSTNKQVTGTFDKEFTGKHDVYVVVMKRDKPNDNIIQLNSIQFNQN; this is translated from the coding sequence ATGTTACTAACCTCTAGCACCAACTGGCTCCGTTTGCTGGGTATGGCCGGAATTCTTCTTGGACTATCCGTTGGCCTTGGTCAAAAACACGCGTTTGCTCAATCGGCAACATCTACCACCAGTCCAAAGCGGATTCTGGTTTTTTCGAAAACAAAAGGATGGAAACATACGTCCATTCCGTTTGGCATTGCCGCCTTGCAGAAGCTCGGACGGGAGAATAATTTCCGGGTCGACACGACCAAAAATGCGGCTTATTTCAACGACGATAGTTTGAAGCACTATCAGGCGGTTGTCTGGTTAAGCACCACCGGGAATGTATTGAATCAGGTGCAACAAGCTGCTTTTGAGCGATATATTCAGGCTGGTGGTGGCTATCTGGGTATTCACGCAGCTGCCGATACGGAGTACGACTGGCCCTGGTACAATAAACTCGCGGGGGGATATTTTGCCAGTCACCCGAGCCAATCGAATGTGCGTAAAGCAACCGTAGACGTATTGGACAAAAATCACCCATCAACCAGCATGTTGCCCGATCATTGGGAGCGGACCGACGAGTGGTACAACTATCGATCGCTGTACTCCGATCTGCACGTGCTGGCCAATCTGGACGAAAATACGTACGAGGGGGGCATTAACGGCAGCAATCACCCGATTGCCTGGCACCATGAATTCGATGGTGGACGGGCGTATTATACGGGCGGTGGTCACGAAGACTCCAGCTTCAGCGAACCGCTGTTTGTGCAACACTTATTGGGGGCGCTTAACTGGGTAATGGGTACTGGTAAAGCGCTGGACTACAGTAAGTCATATGCCGTGACGATGCCCGAAGAAAACCGATTCGTGAAAACGGTACTGGTTAACGACCTGAACGAGCCGATGGAGCTGGCTGTTGCCAACGATGGTCGGGTGTTTTTTACGGAACGGAGCGGAAATTTGTCGGTCTATAATACCCGTACCCAAAAACAGCAACTGGTGCATCGGTTTGATGTACCTACCAAACAGGGGCATGGTGTACAAGGCATAACCCTCGATCCGAACTTCGCGACCAATCACTGGCTGTACATTTACTATTCTCCTCAGTTCGAGAAGGACCCGTTTTACAACCTGTCACGTTTTGTTGTCAAAGACGATAACACGCTCGATCTGGCTTCCGAAAAAGTGCTGTTTACCGTGCCTAGCATTGCTGAGCCGGGCTCTCATCATGGCGGTTCGATCGCTTTTGATAAAGAAGGACTGCTATATCTATCCACCGGCGATCATACCAATCCTTTCCCGTCTAACGGCTACGCACCCATTGACGCCCGCCCAGATCATTTAGGAGCCGATGCCCGTGCTACGGCCGCCAATACCAACGATTTGCGGGGTAAAATTCTCCGTATTCGTCCGCAGGCCGATGGTACTTATACGATTCCTGAAGGAAATCTATTTCCCAAAGGAACTGCCCAGACCCGGCCGGAGATTTACACGATGGGTTTACGAAATCCCTATCGGATTGCTCTGAATCCTAAATCATCAGTGCTGTATTGGGGCGAAATTGGCCCGGATGCTGGCAAGGATAGCACATTGGGTCCTCGTGGCTACGATGAATTTAATCAGGCGAAGAAAGCAGGGAATTTCGGCTGGCCACTGTTTATTGGCAACAGCCAGCCTTATGCCGCGCTGGATTTTGCCACGAACGTCATTGGCCCTCGTTTTGATCCGAAAGATCCCGTAAACAACTCGCCTAAAAGCAACGGGCTTCAACATCTGCCCCCGGTTAATCCAGCTATGATCTGGTATCCGTATGCTGCATCAAAAGAGTTTCCCGAGCTAGGGCAGGGAGGGCGTAGCGCAATGGCCGGTGAGTTTTATACCTACGACAAAAATTCAACTGCTAAGACGAAGTTCCCTGAATACTACGACGGAGCCCTGTTCATCTTCGACTGGATGCGTAACTGGGTCATGGCTGTTCGGGTGGATAAGAACGATAACTACATTCGGACGGAGCCATTTATGGCCGGGAACGGGGACTTCCGCCGACCTATTGATCAGGCTTTCGGGAAAGATGGCGTGATGTATATGCTCGAATACGGTTCGGTCTATGGTGCGGATAACGACGATGCCCGCCTGGTGAAAATTGAATATAATACCGGAAATCGTGCCCCAATGGTTAAGGCTAATGTCGTCGATTCGGTGGCGGCAGCAATCCATAATTCCCGCTCGTACCTTACTTCTGATGGACAAAATGCGCCTGTGTTTCACGAAGCTGCGGGGCAGGCTCCTTTACGCGTAAAATTCAGTGGACGAGGCACTGATCTCGATGACGATGATGCCATAACCTACGAATGGCTCTTTGATGGGAAAACGGTTGGTTCTCAGAAACCTATGGCAACATATACGTACACGAAGCCTGGTATTTACAAGGCTATTTTGAGAGCAACGGATCAGAAGGGTTTAGTCGGGGCCGATACCATTGTGGTAAAGGTGGGCAACGCAAAACCGGAAGTGGCCATTACTACACCCGATAACAAGTCGTTTTTCTGGGCAAATAAGCCGTTTACATATGCTGTCAAAGTAACCGATAAAGAAGATACGAAAATTGACCCTAAGCGCATCAAGGTGTATTACGAATACAGCGCTCAGCCCAGAAGTGCGCAAACTGTAGTGGCACAACAGGGGCATCAGGATTTGGCCTCCGTTGGAAACGGGTCAATTGGTAAAACACTGATGGCGAGTAGTGATTGTAAGGCCTGCCACACGATTGATAAACCCTCTGTTGGGCCAACGTTTCTGGCCGTTGCCGATCGGTACAAGGGGCAAGCGGGAAGTGTAGAACGATTGGCGAAGAAAATCATTGAAGGCGGGGGTGGTAGCTGGAGTAAAGATCACCTGATGAGTGCGCACCCACAGATTCCCGTACAGGATGCGCAGGAAATGGTCAAATACATTTTCTCGCTGACCGATGCCCGTAAGCAGAAGGCCATGCCGTTGCAGGGAAGTCTCGCCCTCAACGAGCACAAACCAGAAGATGCCCGAGGACAATATACGTTGCTGGCTTCCTACACCGATAATGGGGGTAAAGTTGTCGGTCCATTGACAAGTACCGATGTTGTTACATTACGTAATGCCACCGTGAAAACGATCAATGCCGATGCGTACGTTGGTTTCCCTCGGTTTGGTACTCGCCTGAATGCTGGTAGCCACAAAGCCTATGTGCTGCTGAAAGGTATTGATATGACCACGATCAAGTCGCTGACTTATGATTATTCGTCGCTCAATAAAGATGGCGATATTGAAGTCAGACTCGATTCCTACGCAGGTCCAGTTGTTAGTCGAGCACCTTACAAAGCGACTGGTTCCTGGAGTACCAACAAGCAGGTGACTGGCACTTTCGATAAGGAGTTTACTGGGAAGCACGATGTGTATGTGGTCGTCATGAAGCGCGACAAACCCAACGACAACATCATTCAGCTAAACAGTATTCAGTTTAATCAGAATTAG
- a CDS encoding glycoside hydrolase family 125 protein, translating into MSRRQFIQQSAVGTGLLLNNQSLWATPAAAFPVVRTATSQRKFTSPLVEQTIERMHKTIRDPELAWLFENCFPNTLDTTVQSSTVNGKPDTFVITGDIDAMWLRDSTAQVWPYLPLTKSDPALRQLIAGVIRRQTQCIRWDSYANAFYADETKVGEWKNDQTTMKPGLHERKWELDSLCYPIRLAYHYWKTTADTSPFDADWVQAMQLTLKTCREQQRKTNRGPYHFSRETAWSTDTVPGNGYGNPTRPIGLIHSIFRPSDDATVYPFYVPSNWFAVVSFRQLASMLDQLFPNPNAGLTTFSNDCRALASEVETALKKHAIYTHPIYGKIYALEVDGYGNYLLQDDANVPNLLALPYLGAMPATDPIYRNTRRFVLSSNNPYFFKGKAAEGVGSPHTLINNIWTMSLTMRALTSTDDQEILAQLRQLKKTHAGTGFMHESFDKDNPANFTRKWFAWANTLFGELILKIAAERPHLLRKEL; encoded by the coding sequence ATATCCCGCCGTCAGTTTATCCAGCAATCTGCTGTAGGAACTGGCCTGCTATTGAATAACCAGTCGTTATGGGCAACGCCAGCAGCGGCTTTCCCCGTCGTTCGCACAGCCACCAGCCAGCGAAAATTTACCAGCCCTTTGGTTGAGCAAACCATCGAGCGAATGCACAAAACCATTCGCGATCCAGAACTGGCCTGGCTCTTTGAAAATTGCTTTCCCAACACGCTCGATACAACCGTTCAGTCCAGCACTGTAAACGGCAAACCCGATACATTCGTTATTACGGGCGATATTGACGCGATGTGGCTGCGCGACAGCACTGCGCAAGTTTGGCCTTATCTGCCGTTGACGAAGTCTGATCCGGCCTTACGGCAACTTATTGCAGGCGTCATTCGGCGTCAAACGCAGTGCATTCGCTGGGACTCTTATGCCAATGCATTTTACGCGGATGAAACAAAAGTAGGCGAATGGAAAAACGACCAGACAACCATGAAGCCGGGCCTTCATGAGCGTAAATGGGAATTAGATTCGCTCTGTTATCCGATCAGGCTGGCGTACCATTATTGGAAAACGACTGCCGATACCAGCCCATTCGATGCCGACTGGGTGCAGGCCATGCAGCTAACGTTAAAAACCTGCCGGGAGCAACAACGTAAAACCAACCGAGGCCCCTATCATTTCAGTCGCGAAACGGCCTGGTCTACCGATACCGTGCCAGGTAATGGCTACGGGAATCCGACGCGCCCAATTGGATTAATCCATAGCATTTTTCGGCCTTCTGACGATGCAACGGTTTATCCATTCTACGTACCGTCAAACTGGTTTGCAGTCGTTTCATTCCGGCAATTGGCCTCGATGCTCGATCAGCTTTTTCCTAATCCGAATGCTGGTTTAACGACGTTTTCAAATGACTGCCGAGCCCTAGCCAGTGAAGTAGAAACGGCGTTGAAAAAGCACGCGATCTATACCCATCCGATCTACGGCAAAATCTACGCGCTGGAGGTGGATGGCTACGGCAATTATCTGCTTCAGGATGATGCCAACGTACCTAATCTACTCGCGCTTCCGTATCTGGGCGCTATGCCTGCCACCGATCCGATTTACCGAAATACCCGACGGTTTGTACTCAGCTCGAATAACCCGTATTTTTTCAAAGGGAAAGCGGCCGAAGGAGTCGGCAGTCCGCATACGTTGATTAACAACATCTGGACCATGAGCCTGACCATGAGAGCATTAACCTCTACGGATGATCAGGAAATTCTTGCCCAGCTTCGTCAGTTGAAGAAAACCCATGCCGGGACAGGCTTCATGCATGAATCGTTCGACAAGGACAATCCAGCCAACTTTACCCGCAAATGGTTTGCCTGGGCCAACACGCTATTCGGCGAACTCATTCTGAAAATAGCGGCAGAGCGACCGCATTTGCTTCGTAAAGAATTATAG
- a CDS encoding helix-turn-helix domain-containing protein yields MMKATAIKSCYIGPEVSPEQFISEHFFLYLTVGTLTVYDGSKEHKLKPGEYGIARRNHLAKYNKQPIDGKFEKVVVIFDQPFLKAFYERYKIPLEHPQSANAIIRPGKNALVDNFIQSLAVYFTEAGTVDTDFFDLKRTELLLILLKKNPELASIFFDFTTPEKIDLESFMNRNFRFNVNLERFAYLTGRSLTVFKQDFKRIFRETPNRWLQKKRLQEAYFLLDKKGRKASDIYLEVGFENLSHFSFAFKKMFGVAPTQLNENRRLMQVEH; encoded by the coding sequence ATGATGAAAGCAACCGCGATCAAGTCCTGTTACATTGGCCCTGAGGTTTCACCCGAACAGTTTATTTCGGAGCATTTCTTCCTGTATCTGACGGTCGGAACCCTGACGGTTTACGACGGAAGCAAAGAGCATAAACTAAAACCGGGTGAATATGGTATAGCCCGGCGAAACCATCTGGCCAAATACAATAAGCAGCCCATCGACGGTAAGTTTGAAAAGGTTGTTGTGATCTTTGATCAACCCTTTTTGAAGGCATTCTACGAACGGTATAAAATTCCCTTAGAACACCCTCAATCGGCTAATGCCATAATTCGGCCGGGTAAGAATGCACTGGTCGATAATTTTATTCAATCGCTGGCGGTTTACTTTACCGAAGCGGGGACGGTCGACACTGATTTTTTTGATCTGAAACGGACTGAACTATTGTTGATTCTATTAAAAAAGAATCCTGAATTAGCCAGTATTTTCTTCGATTTTACAACGCCGGAAAAGATCGATCTGGAATCATTTATGAATCGCAACTTTCGGTTCAACGTCAATCTGGAACGATTTGCCTATTTAACGGGGCGCAGCTTAACCGTTTTTAAGCAGGATTTCAAGCGAATTTTTCGGGAAACGCCAAATCGGTGGTTGCAAAAAAAGCGACTTCAGGAAGCCTATTTTTTACTGGATAAAAAGGGCCGAAAAGCCTCTGATATTTATCTGGAAGTAGGTTTTGAGAACCTATCTCATTTTTCATTTGCCTTCAAAAAAATGTTTGGCGTTGCCCCAACCCAACTAAACGAAAACCGACGGCTTATGCAGGTGGAGCATTGA
- a CDS encoding ThuA domain-containing protein → MASAQAQSRKPKFKVIAFYTAQNDKAHISYVHEANRWFPKAAAQYNFAYDSTDNWNNLNAKFLANYQVVLFLDTRPEEPAQRAAFQKYMENGGGWMGFHFAGFALTPSKYPQNWDWYHNEFLGSGSYKSNTWRPTSAILRVEDRKHPSTKHLPKTFKTAPNEWYRWTNDLTKNPDIDILMSIDSTSFPLGTGPKPHEIWHSGYYPVVWTNKKYKMIYSNMGHNDIDYENKTNKELSFTFDNETQNKFLIDALMWLGNGKK, encoded by the coding sequence ATGGCCAGCGCACAGGCGCAGAGCAGGAAACCCAAATTCAAGGTAATTGCCTTCTATACGGCCCAGAACGACAAAGCTCACATTAGTTACGTGCATGAAGCCAATCGGTGGTTTCCGAAGGCGGCTGCACAGTACAATTTTGCGTATGATTCAACGGATAACTGGAACAACCTGAATGCCAAGTTCCTGGCGAATTATCAGGTCGTTTTGTTTCTGGATACCCGACCTGAAGAACCTGCTCAACGAGCGGCTTTTCAGAAATACATGGAAAATGGTGGCGGGTGGATGGGGTTTCATTTTGCTGGATTTGCCCTGACGCCTTCAAAATACCCACAAAACTGGGACTGGTATCATAATGAATTTCTGGGATCGGGTTCGTACAAAAGCAATACCTGGCGACCTACTTCGGCCATCTTACGAGTTGAAGACCGGAAACATCCATCGACAAAGCATTTGCCAAAAACCTTCAAAACGGCTCCAAACGAATGGTATCGGTGGACGAATGATCTGACCAAAAATCCAGATATCGATATTCTGATGTCTATCGATTCAACCAGTTTTCCGCTGGGGACGGGACCGAAACCGCATGAGATCTGGCACAGTGGTTATTACCCAGTTGTTTGGACGAATAAGAAGTACAAAATGATTTATTCGAACATGGGGCATAACGACATCGACTACGAAAACAAAACGAACAAGGAGTTGTCGTTTACCTTCGACAATGAAACACAGAATAAATTCCTGATCGACGCGCTGATGTGGCTAGGAAACGGTAAGAAATAG
- a CDS encoding sugar phosphate isomerase/epimerase family protein: MNRISRRNFLQSSAILASGSIISPYLPMRKSAQKPLRLGGPIFLKSQDPEELAREHRRLQYSSAYVPAVDLKDSAKIAAIEKAFAGQNVILAEVGAWVNMLDQDAGKRRKNLDYVTERLALADAVGARTCVDIAGSYNPIRWDGPDARDLTKEYFDATVENCRKVIDAVKPKRTKFALEMMGWSLPDGPDSYLKFIKAIDRPAFGAHIDMANIINSPTRYYNNKALINETFQKLGRWIVSAHAKDIAPQNGHFMEAMPGRGGLDYVTYIRNVTSLPQEVPLLLEHLRTAEEYDEARQFVISQAAKAQIALA; the protein is encoded by the coding sequence ATGAACCGCATTTCACGGCGTAACTTTTTACAATCATCAGCCATACTCGCCAGCGGCTCAATCATAAGCCCTTATCTGCCGATGAGAAAATCGGCCCAGAAGCCGCTACGTCTGGGCGGGCCGATTTTCCTGAAAAGTCAGGACCCCGAGGAGTTGGCGCGGGAGCACAGACGGTTGCAGTATAGTTCGGCCTATGTTCCGGCTGTTGATTTGAAAGACAGCGCGAAAATTGCAGCCATTGAAAAAGCGTTTGCGGGCCAGAACGTAATTTTGGCCGAAGTTGGAGCCTGGGTCAACATGCTGGATCAGGACGCTGGAAAACGTCGAAAAAATCTGGACTACGTTACAGAAAGGCTAGCTTTAGCTGATGCCGTTGGCGCTCGAACGTGTGTAGACATTGCGGGTTCGTATAATCCTATCCGCTGGGATGGCCCTGACGCCCGTGATTTGACTAAGGAGTATTTTGATGCAACAGTCGAAAATTGCCGAAAGGTGATTGACGCTGTAAAACCCAAACGGACCAAATTTGCGCTGGAAATGATGGGCTGGAGTTTACCCGATGGCCCAGACTCCTATCTGAAATTCATTAAAGCTATCGACCGACCTGCCTTTGGGGCTCACATCGATATGGCAAACATCATTAACAGCCCGACACGCTATTACAATAACAAAGCTCTAATCAACGAAACCTTCCAGAAATTGGGTCGCTGGATTGTGTCGGCTCATGCCAAGGATATTGCTCCCCAAAACGGCCATTTTATGGAGGCAATGCCGGGTCGGGGAGGTCTGGATTACGTGACTTACATCCGCAATGTGACATCGCTACCGCAGGAAGTGCCCTTGCTCCTGGAACACCTGCGCACCGCAGAAGAATACGATGAAGCCCGACAATTCGTGATCAGCCAGGCCGCAAAGGCGCAGATCGCATTAGCGTAA